From Acidimicrobiales bacterium:
ACCTGCGTCCCGGGCGGTCGCTCTTCGCCAAGATGCCGATGGAACGGCTCGTCGACGAAGCGGACGTCCTCGAGGCCGTCACCGAGCCGCCCCGGGACACGAGGGCCTACTTTCGGGGCCGGTGCCTCCAGCGGTGGGCGTCCTCGGTCGCCGCCGCCAACTGGGATTCCTTGGTGTTCGACCTCGGATCTGATCCGCTGCGGCGGGTCCCGATGATGGAACCCCTGCGGGGAACTGCCGCGCATGTCGATAACTTGTTGGCGGGATGTTCGAGCCCGGCTGAGCTGTTAGAGCAGTTGGGTTCCTAGGAGAGTGGACGATGGCAGAACGTGAGCTGAAGAAGCGGCCCCAGACCACACGCGACGAGGAAGTCGTCGAGGAGGCCGCGCCCACGTCGGACAAGGGCGAGAAGCTGAAGGCCGAGCTGGATGATCTCCTCGACGAGATCGACGAGGTGCTCGAGGACAACGCCGAGGAGTTCGTCCGTAACTACGTGCAGAAGGGCGGCGAGTAGCGGCACGGCCCGGCCACGGCCGGGGGGCGGGCCCGGGCGGGACAGGGCCCCATCGGCTTGGCGGAGCCTGGGGATCGAGCTGAGCCCGGGTGTGTCGAAGTTGCTCGTAGCTCAGCCTCGCGGGCATGGCTGAGCCGGTAGGGTGCGCTGCGATGAGCTTGCCCATGTTTCCCCCGGCCGACGACCCGGGGCCGAGCTTCACCGATCTACTTCGTCGTAGCGGCCCGGCCCAGCCCTCCGCGCCGATGTACCGGCCTGCCCCGGACGTCGGAAGCCCGGCCGTCACAGGACCCGACATCCGCCACGGGACGACCGTGGCTGCCCTGCGCTACGCCGACGGCGTGGTGATGGCCGGCGATCGTCGGG
This genomic window contains:
- a CDS encoding ubiquitin-like protein Pup, producing the protein MAERELKKRPQTTRDEEVVEEAAPTSDKGEKLKAELDDLLDEIDEVLEDNAEEFVRNYVQKGGE